A genomic window from Rhea pennata isolate bPtePen1 chromosome 12, bPtePen1.pri, whole genome shotgun sequence includes:
- the LOC134145696 gene encoding semaphorin-3D-like isoform X1, producing MPALRQSVVAPLCQAVGLTPSKLEVKVASLWVDHGTVRESCLCPQQKSTKMKASHSGRLPLSTVLLWILLLHPDTSRAWKQHAPRLRISYKDLLKYNSSRLLLASGDGLDFQALLLDEDRAWLMVGAKNHIFLLHLDHPSREPEKIFWPASREQVEHCQLAGKNAETECANFIRLLQPYNRSHVFACGTGSYQPVCAFIQLGGKAKDPGAPPMRLVTHSLESGRGRCPYSPHEPFTGLLIDGELYSGTSSDFMGSSAAFFRTWVHRAEQSYIRTEQNQDHWLHEPAFIGAYAIPDTYNPHDDKVYIFFRETALEAGQWERRQIHARVARVCKQNDVGGKRSLINRWSTFLKARLVCSIPGPQGTETHFDQLEDVFLLRTRDSQNPLVFGLFTVSSGVFSGSAVCVYSMAAVRAAFSGPFAHKEGFDYRWVEYKGRVPYPRPGTCPSETYDPLLQSTKDFPDEVISFMRTHQLMWEPVYPQGRQPVLVRVNVPYRLQRLLVHRVEMESRHYDMLFLGTNEGKVLKVGLASGANQGTEEISLEELSVSKVPSPILDMQLSPKRQELFVSSTHGLLQLSLYRCELYGKACTDCCLARDPYCTWDSKTCAPNMLTEKRQARCQDVLKSDPLSQCQDTTTGTAAVEKLVFGVEKNSTFLECLAPSPQTSIRWLVQHGEETGLREVGNNGHFLMLEQGLLIRQLAREDAGTYECQAVERSFSRSLTRYSLRVIRHEAMEIPPYKQGKGVELGGSYQAPQPRIDLQMGYRGFPRALGAPGTSLDIYCNALRHQERQRQKAWHQKWQHQSPESKKGRVRRHPHPL from the exons ATGCCTGCTCTTAGGCAGAGTGTGGTAGCTCCTCTCTGCCAGGCAGTTGGCCTGACACCTTCTAAG CTGGAGGTGAAAGTGGCATCTCTGTGGGTGGACCATGGAACTGTGAGGGAGAGCTGCCTCTGTCCCCAGCAGAAGAGCACCAAGATGAAAGCTTCCCACAGTGGCAGGCTTCCCCTCTCCACAGTTCTGCTCTGGATCCTCCTGCTGCACCCAGACACCAGCAGGGCCTGGAAGCAACATGCCCCTCGCCTTCGTATCTCCTACAAAG ATCTGCTGAAATACAACAGCTCTCGCCTGTTGCTGGCATCAGGGGATGGGCTGGATTTTCAGGCACTTTTGCTGGATGAAGACAGGGCCTGGCTGATGGTGGGAGCAAAAAACCACATCTTCCTGCTCCATCTAGACCATCCCAGCAGAGAGCCTGAGAAG ATTTTCTGGCCAGCCTCCAGGGAGCAGGTTGAACATTGCCAGCTAGCGGGGAAGAACGCAGAG ACAGAATGTGCCAACTTCATTCGCCTCCTGCAGCCGTACAACAGGAGCCATGTGTTTGCCTGTGGGACTGGTTCCTACCAGCCTGTCTGTGCCTTCATCCAGCTGGGAGGCAAGGCAAAG GATCCTGGGGCCCCACCGATGCGGCTCGTAACTCACTCCTTGGAATCGGGGCGAGGACGGTGCCCATACAGCCCCCACGAACCTTTCACAGGTCTCCTTATCG ATGGAGAGCTCTATTCAGGCACCTCCAGTGACTTCATGGGCAGCAGCGCTGCTTTCTTTCGGACCTGGGTTcacagggctgagcagagctaCATCCGGACAGAGCAGAACCAGGATCACTGGCTACACG AGCCTGCGTTCATTGGTGCTTATGCCATCCCTGATACCTACAACCCACACGATGACAAGGTCTACATCTTCTTCCGTGAGACTGCCCTGGAAGCTGGGCAGTGGGAGAGACGGCAAATCCATGCCAGAGTGGCCCGGGTCTGCAAG CAGAATGACGTTGGAGGGAAGCGCAGCCTCATCAATCGCTGGAGCACATTCCTCAAGGCCCGCCTGGTGTGCTCCAtccctgggccccaaggcaccgAGACACACTTCGACCAGCTTG AGGATGTTTTCCTCCTCCGCACCCGGGACTCCCAGAACCCTCTTGTCTTCGGCCTCTTCACAGTTTCCAG CGGCGTCTTCAGTGGCTCGGCAGTGTGTGTCTACTCCATGGCTGCTGTGAGAGCTGCCTTCAGCGGCCCCTTTGCGCACAAGGAGGGATTTGACTACCGCTGGGTGGAATACAAGGGCCGTGTCCCATATCCCCGGCCTGGCACG TGCCCCAGCGAGACGTACGACCCCCTCCTGCAGTCCACCAAGGATTTCCCCGATGAGGTGATCAGCTTCATGCGCACCCACCAGCTGATGTGGGAGCCTGTGTACCCGCAGGGCCGCCAGCCGGTCCTTGTGAGAGTCAACGTACCTTACCGGCTCCAGAGGCTCCTGGTGCACAGGGTGGAGATGGAGAGCAGGCACTACGACATGCTCTTCCTCGGCACAA ATGAAGGCAAAGTCCTGAAGGTGGGCCTGGCCAGCGGGGCGAACCAAGGCACTGAGGAGATCAGCCTGGAGGAGCTCAGCGTCTCTAAG GTGCCTTCCCCCATCCTGGACATGCAGTTATCACCAAAGCGG CAGGAATTGTTTGTGAGCAGCACCCACGGGCTGCTCCAGCTGTCCCTATACCGCTGCGAGCTCTACGGCAAAGCCTGCACCGACTGCTGCCTGGCCAGGGACCCCTACTGCACCTGGGACAGCAAGACCTGCGCCCCAAACATGCTCACAGAGAAGAG GCAGGCCCGGTGCCAGGATGTGCTGAAGTCTGACCCGCTCAGCCAGTGCCAGGACACCACAACGG GGACTGCTGCAGTAGAGAAGCTGGTTTTTGGGGTGGAAAAAAACTCAACCTTCCTCGAGTGCCTGGCTCCCTCACCGCAGACAAGCATCCGGTGGCTGGTGCAGCACGGCGAGGAGACAGGCCTGAGAGAG GTCGGGAACAACGGCCACTTCTTGATGCTGGAGCAAGGGCTGCTGATCCGCCAGCTTGCGAGGGAGGACGCTGGCACCTACGAGTGCCAGGCCGTGGAGCGCTCCTTCTCACGGTCCCTCACCCGTTACAGCCTTCGTGTTATCAGGCATGAGGCAATGGAGATACCACCCTACAAACAGGGCAAGGGGGTTGAGCTAGGAGGAAGCTACCAGGCTCCCCAGCCCCGAATAGACCTGCAAATGGGCTACAGGGGGTTCCCACGGGCCCTGGGGGCACCAGGCACCAGCCTTGACATCTATTGCAATGCCCTGCGGCACCAGGAAAGGCAACGGCAGAAAGCCTGGCACCAAAAGTGGCAGCACCAGTCCCCAGAAAGCAAGAAGGGCCGAGTGCGACGGCACCCTCACCCCCTGTAG
- the LOC134145696 gene encoding semaphorin-3D-like isoform X2 translates to MPALRQSVVAPLCQAVGLTPSKLEVKVASLWVDHGTVRESCLCPQQKSTKMKASHSGRLPLSTVLLWILLLHPDTSRAWKQHAPRLRISYKDLLKYNSSRLLLASGDGLDFQALLLDEDRAWLMVGAKNHIFLLHLDHPSREPEKIFWPASREQVEHCQLAGKNAETECANFIRLLQPYNRSHVFACGTGSYQPVCAFIQLGGKAKDPGAPPMRLVTHSLESGRGRCPYSPHEPFTGLLIDGELYSGTSSDFMGSSAAFFRTWVHRAEQSYIRTEQNQDHWLHEPAFIGAYAIPDTYNPHDDKVYIFFRETALEAGQWERRQIHARVARVCKNDVGGKRSLINRWSTFLKARLVCSIPGPQGTETHFDQLEDVFLLRTRDSQNPLVFGLFTVSSGVFSGSAVCVYSMAAVRAAFSGPFAHKEGFDYRWVEYKGRVPYPRPGTCPSETYDPLLQSTKDFPDEVISFMRTHQLMWEPVYPQGRQPVLVRVNVPYRLQRLLVHRVEMESRHYDMLFLGTNEGKVLKVGLASGANQGTEEISLEELSVSKVPSPILDMQLSPKRQELFVSSTHGLLQLSLYRCELYGKACTDCCLARDPYCTWDSKTCAPNMLTEKRQARCQDVLKSDPLSQCQDTTTGTAAVEKLVFGVEKNSTFLECLAPSPQTSIRWLVQHGEETGLREVGNNGHFLMLEQGLLIRQLAREDAGTYECQAVERSFSRSLTRYSLRVIRHEAMEIPPYKQGKGVELGGSYQAPQPRIDLQMGYRGFPRALGAPGTSLDIYCNALRHQERQRQKAWHQKWQHQSPESKKGRVRRHPHPL, encoded by the exons ATGCCTGCTCTTAGGCAGAGTGTGGTAGCTCCTCTCTGCCAGGCAGTTGGCCTGACACCTTCTAAG CTGGAGGTGAAAGTGGCATCTCTGTGGGTGGACCATGGAACTGTGAGGGAGAGCTGCCTCTGTCCCCAGCAGAAGAGCACCAAGATGAAAGCTTCCCACAGTGGCAGGCTTCCCCTCTCCACAGTTCTGCTCTGGATCCTCCTGCTGCACCCAGACACCAGCAGGGCCTGGAAGCAACATGCCCCTCGCCTTCGTATCTCCTACAAAG ATCTGCTGAAATACAACAGCTCTCGCCTGTTGCTGGCATCAGGGGATGGGCTGGATTTTCAGGCACTTTTGCTGGATGAAGACAGGGCCTGGCTGATGGTGGGAGCAAAAAACCACATCTTCCTGCTCCATCTAGACCATCCCAGCAGAGAGCCTGAGAAG ATTTTCTGGCCAGCCTCCAGGGAGCAGGTTGAACATTGCCAGCTAGCGGGGAAGAACGCAGAG ACAGAATGTGCCAACTTCATTCGCCTCCTGCAGCCGTACAACAGGAGCCATGTGTTTGCCTGTGGGACTGGTTCCTACCAGCCTGTCTGTGCCTTCATCCAGCTGGGAGGCAAGGCAAAG GATCCTGGGGCCCCACCGATGCGGCTCGTAACTCACTCCTTGGAATCGGGGCGAGGACGGTGCCCATACAGCCCCCACGAACCTTTCACAGGTCTCCTTATCG ATGGAGAGCTCTATTCAGGCACCTCCAGTGACTTCATGGGCAGCAGCGCTGCTTTCTTTCGGACCTGGGTTcacagggctgagcagagctaCATCCGGACAGAGCAGAACCAGGATCACTGGCTACACG AGCCTGCGTTCATTGGTGCTTATGCCATCCCTGATACCTACAACCCACACGATGACAAGGTCTACATCTTCTTCCGTGAGACTGCCCTGGAAGCTGGGCAGTGGGAGAGACGGCAAATCCATGCCAGAGTGGCCCGGGTCTGCAAG AATGACGTTGGAGGGAAGCGCAGCCTCATCAATCGCTGGAGCACATTCCTCAAGGCCCGCCTGGTGTGCTCCAtccctgggccccaaggcaccgAGACACACTTCGACCAGCTTG AGGATGTTTTCCTCCTCCGCACCCGGGACTCCCAGAACCCTCTTGTCTTCGGCCTCTTCACAGTTTCCAG CGGCGTCTTCAGTGGCTCGGCAGTGTGTGTCTACTCCATGGCTGCTGTGAGAGCTGCCTTCAGCGGCCCCTTTGCGCACAAGGAGGGATTTGACTACCGCTGGGTGGAATACAAGGGCCGTGTCCCATATCCCCGGCCTGGCACG TGCCCCAGCGAGACGTACGACCCCCTCCTGCAGTCCACCAAGGATTTCCCCGATGAGGTGATCAGCTTCATGCGCACCCACCAGCTGATGTGGGAGCCTGTGTACCCGCAGGGCCGCCAGCCGGTCCTTGTGAGAGTCAACGTACCTTACCGGCTCCAGAGGCTCCTGGTGCACAGGGTGGAGATGGAGAGCAGGCACTACGACATGCTCTTCCTCGGCACAA ATGAAGGCAAAGTCCTGAAGGTGGGCCTGGCCAGCGGGGCGAACCAAGGCACTGAGGAGATCAGCCTGGAGGAGCTCAGCGTCTCTAAG GTGCCTTCCCCCATCCTGGACATGCAGTTATCACCAAAGCGG CAGGAATTGTTTGTGAGCAGCACCCACGGGCTGCTCCAGCTGTCCCTATACCGCTGCGAGCTCTACGGCAAAGCCTGCACCGACTGCTGCCTGGCCAGGGACCCCTACTGCACCTGGGACAGCAAGACCTGCGCCCCAAACATGCTCACAGAGAAGAG GCAGGCCCGGTGCCAGGATGTGCTGAAGTCTGACCCGCTCAGCCAGTGCCAGGACACCACAACGG GGACTGCTGCAGTAGAGAAGCTGGTTTTTGGGGTGGAAAAAAACTCAACCTTCCTCGAGTGCCTGGCTCCCTCACCGCAGACAAGCATCCGGTGGCTGGTGCAGCACGGCGAGGAGACAGGCCTGAGAGAG GTCGGGAACAACGGCCACTTCTTGATGCTGGAGCAAGGGCTGCTGATCCGCCAGCTTGCGAGGGAGGACGCTGGCACCTACGAGTGCCAGGCCGTGGAGCGCTCCTTCTCACGGTCCCTCACCCGTTACAGCCTTCGTGTTATCAGGCATGAGGCAATGGAGATACCACCCTACAAACAGGGCAAGGGGGTTGAGCTAGGAGGAAGCTACCAGGCTCCCCAGCCCCGAATAGACCTGCAAATGGGCTACAGGGGGTTCCCACGGGCCCTGGGGGCACCAGGCACCAGCCTTGACATCTATTGCAATGCCCTGCGGCACCAGGAAAGGCAACGGCAGAAAGCCTGGCACCAAAAGTGGCAGCACCAGTCCCCAGAAAGCAAGAAGGGCCGAGTGCGACGGCACCCTCACCCCCTGTAG
- the LOC134145696 gene encoding semaphorin-3D-like isoform X3 has product MKASHSGRLPLSTVLLWILLLHPDTSRAWKQHAPRLRISYKDLLKYNSSRLLLASGDGLDFQALLLDEDRAWLMVGAKNHIFLLHLDHPSREPEKIFWPASREQVEHCQLAGKNAETECANFIRLLQPYNRSHVFACGTGSYQPVCAFIQLGGKAKDPGAPPMRLVTHSLESGRGRCPYSPHEPFTGLLIDGELYSGTSSDFMGSSAAFFRTWVHRAEQSYIRTEQNQDHWLHEPAFIGAYAIPDTYNPHDDKVYIFFRETALEAGQWERRQIHARVARVCKQNDVGGKRSLINRWSTFLKARLVCSIPGPQGTETHFDQLEDVFLLRTRDSQNPLVFGLFTVSSGVFSGSAVCVYSMAAVRAAFSGPFAHKEGFDYRWVEYKGRVPYPRPGTCPSETYDPLLQSTKDFPDEVISFMRTHQLMWEPVYPQGRQPVLVRVNVPYRLQRLLVHRVEMESRHYDMLFLGTNEGKVLKVGLASGANQGTEEISLEELSVSKVPSPILDMQLSPKRQELFVSSTHGLLQLSLYRCELYGKACTDCCLARDPYCTWDSKTCAPNMLTEKRQARCQDVLKSDPLSQCQDTTTGTAAVEKLVFGVEKNSTFLECLAPSPQTSIRWLVQHGEETGLREVGNNGHFLMLEQGLLIRQLAREDAGTYECQAVERSFSRSLTRYSLRVIRHEAMEIPPYKQGKGVELGGSYQAPQPRIDLQMGYRGFPRALGAPGTSLDIYCNALRHQERQRQKAWHQKWQHQSPESKKGRVRRHPHPL; this is encoded by the exons ATGAAAGCTTCCCACAGTGGCAGGCTTCCCCTCTCCACAGTTCTGCTCTGGATCCTCCTGCTGCACCCAGACACCAGCAGGGCCTGGAAGCAACATGCCCCTCGCCTTCGTATCTCCTACAAAG ATCTGCTGAAATACAACAGCTCTCGCCTGTTGCTGGCATCAGGGGATGGGCTGGATTTTCAGGCACTTTTGCTGGATGAAGACAGGGCCTGGCTGATGGTGGGAGCAAAAAACCACATCTTCCTGCTCCATCTAGACCATCCCAGCAGAGAGCCTGAGAAG ATTTTCTGGCCAGCCTCCAGGGAGCAGGTTGAACATTGCCAGCTAGCGGGGAAGAACGCAGAG ACAGAATGTGCCAACTTCATTCGCCTCCTGCAGCCGTACAACAGGAGCCATGTGTTTGCCTGTGGGACTGGTTCCTACCAGCCTGTCTGTGCCTTCATCCAGCTGGGAGGCAAGGCAAAG GATCCTGGGGCCCCACCGATGCGGCTCGTAACTCACTCCTTGGAATCGGGGCGAGGACGGTGCCCATACAGCCCCCACGAACCTTTCACAGGTCTCCTTATCG ATGGAGAGCTCTATTCAGGCACCTCCAGTGACTTCATGGGCAGCAGCGCTGCTTTCTTTCGGACCTGGGTTcacagggctgagcagagctaCATCCGGACAGAGCAGAACCAGGATCACTGGCTACACG AGCCTGCGTTCATTGGTGCTTATGCCATCCCTGATACCTACAACCCACACGATGACAAGGTCTACATCTTCTTCCGTGAGACTGCCCTGGAAGCTGGGCAGTGGGAGAGACGGCAAATCCATGCCAGAGTGGCCCGGGTCTGCAAG CAGAATGACGTTGGAGGGAAGCGCAGCCTCATCAATCGCTGGAGCACATTCCTCAAGGCCCGCCTGGTGTGCTCCAtccctgggccccaaggcaccgAGACACACTTCGACCAGCTTG AGGATGTTTTCCTCCTCCGCACCCGGGACTCCCAGAACCCTCTTGTCTTCGGCCTCTTCACAGTTTCCAG CGGCGTCTTCAGTGGCTCGGCAGTGTGTGTCTACTCCATGGCTGCTGTGAGAGCTGCCTTCAGCGGCCCCTTTGCGCACAAGGAGGGATTTGACTACCGCTGGGTGGAATACAAGGGCCGTGTCCCATATCCCCGGCCTGGCACG TGCCCCAGCGAGACGTACGACCCCCTCCTGCAGTCCACCAAGGATTTCCCCGATGAGGTGATCAGCTTCATGCGCACCCACCAGCTGATGTGGGAGCCTGTGTACCCGCAGGGCCGCCAGCCGGTCCTTGTGAGAGTCAACGTACCTTACCGGCTCCAGAGGCTCCTGGTGCACAGGGTGGAGATGGAGAGCAGGCACTACGACATGCTCTTCCTCGGCACAA ATGAAGGCAAAGTCCTGAAGGTGGGCCTGGCCAGCGGGGCGAACCAAGGCACTGAGGAGATCAGCCTGGAGGAGCTCAGCGTCTCTAAG GTGCCTTCCCCCATCCTGGACATGCAGTTATCACCAAAGCGG CAGGAATTGTTTGTGAGCAGCACCCACGGGCTGCTCCAGCTGTCCCTATACCGCTGCGAGCTCTACGGCAAAGCCTGCACCGACTGCTGCCTGGCCAGGGACCCCTACTGCACCTGGGACAGCAAGACCTGCGCCCCAAACATGCTCACAGAGAAGAG GCAGGCCCGGTGCCAGGATGTGCTGAAGTCTGACCCGCTCAGCCAGTGCCAGGACACCACAACGG GGACTGCTGCAGTAGAGAAGCTGGTTTTTGGGGTGGAAAAAAACTCAACCTTCCTCGAGTGCCTGGCTCCCTCACCGCAGACAAGCATCCGGTGGCTGGTGCAGCACGGCGAGGAGACAGGCCTGAGAGAG GTCGGGAACAACGGCCACTTCTTGATGCTGGAGCAAGGGCTGCTGATCCGCCAGCTTGCGAGGGAGGACGCTGGCACCTACGAGTGCCAGGCCGTGGAGCGCTCCTTCTCACGGTCCCTCACCCGTTACAGCCTTCGTGTTATCAGGCATGAGGCAATGGAGATACCACCCTACAAACAGGGCAAGGGGGTTGAGCTAGGAGGAAGCTACCAGGCTCCCCAGCCCCGAATAGACCTGCAAATGGGCTACAGGGGGTTCCCACGGGCCCTGGGGGCACCAGGCACCAGCCTTGACATCTATTGCAATGCCCTGCGGCACCAGGAAAGGCAACGGCAGAAAGCCTGGCACCAAAAGTGGCAGCACCAGTCCCCAGAAAGCAAGAAGGGCCGAGTGCGACGGCACCCTCACCCCCTGTAG